ATAGCACTCTTTGCCTTCGGGGAAGCTTATGATCCATGGAACTACATTGCAGCTTGCGTGCTCGTCGTTTCATCGATTGTCCCACACCGTGGCCTGACACATACCTTGTATGGTGTTGCGGGCTGGAGCGCCTTATTGTATTTTGCCTCTTCCGGTATGAATGATGGTGGCAGTCTATGGATAGCTGGAGGCATGTCGTATGCGCTTCATCTACTGGCAGACTCTCTTACCCAACGGGGAATTACACCCCTGCCGCCAATACCCTTTAAGTTGCGCCTAAAACTAATGAGTACAGGCACGAAAAAAGGTGGAGCCGTAGAGAACATTTGCATCATGCTGACTCTAGCGCTAGTTGTCTATGTATTTATACTTTCTCCTTGAACTAAAGTGAATATGAAAGAGGGGCTTGTCTATTCTTTACGCAAATCGCGCATAGGATAAGCAAGCCCCTTTATTGTTGTATAACTATTCCTCTAAGAAAACCAGTCCGATAAAGTCCTCCGGCTCAATACGTCCGAAATAATGCTTCAAGTCCAGATCTGCTAATGCTTCTCTAACCGCAGTCTCATCATAACGTTTGCCACGAATTGCATTTTCAACATCAACTACGTCACCAACCCCGAAGAAGTCACCATAGATTTTGATGTCCTTAATGAGGGAATCCTCAATATCCATGCGAATATCAATAATTCCAGCAGGGAATTTTCGCGTGTGTTTGACGTTGCTTTTTGGCGACAGACCGTAGTTCCAGTCCCAGTTCTGGTAGTGTTCTTTGGAGATTTCGTGGATTTTGACCCAGTCTGCTTCCTGAAGTTTGTACTGAGGGACCTCGGATGGTTCCATACCAAAGATCGAACGCAGCAGGCCGGAGCGGAACTCTTCAATGGTCATGTCTGTACCTAGTAGTTCTTTGATGTTAGCTACGCGACTACGTACGGATTTGGTGCTTTTGGATTTGAATTTCTCTGGATTTACTTTCAGTGAGGCTTGTACATCATCCAAATTGAGATCGAACATCAGTGTACCATGGCTGAACATGCGTCCGCGTGTGGAGAATTGAGCGTTTCCGGAAATCTTTTGTTCGCCGACTTGAAGATCATTCCGTCCGCTAAGCTCTGCGTTAACACCCATGCTTTGCAAATAGTCGATCACCGGCTGGGTGAATTTCAGAAAGTTATGGAAGGATTGGCCGTCGTCTTTGGTAATAAAGCTGAAGTTCAAGTTTCCGAGATCGTGATAGACAGCTCCACCGCCAGACAAACGCCGCACAACCTTAATATCATTCTCTTTAACATATTCCTGATTGATTTCTTCAATCGTATTCTGGTGTTTACCGATGATGATAGATGGACTGTTAATATAAAAAAGCAGGTAACTCTCGTCCATCGGCAAGTGTTTGAGCGCATATTCCTCAATCGCCAAATTGATGGATGCGTCAGTAATCCCTGTGTTATCAATAAAAAGCATAGTGAATTCCTCCGTTGCAGCAAAATTGATTACAGTTTTCATTTTAAACCAAAAGAGGTTTTTTAACAAAAGAGATAGCTTCGTAGATATTAATGATGGTTTGAGGCAAGCAGTGATTCGTGTGATTCCTCTGGAGAAGCATTGACGTATTTCCGGCAAAGACGCAATAATGGTGGCAATGACATACATATCATGCAGGAGAAAGTTGATAGAGGGAGTGTATATATGCTTGAAAAATACGGCCATGGCGGTGATTTGCTGACGGCTTCGGAACTCTATGAGGAAGCTGGAGGTACATTCCTCGATTACAGTGCCAACATCAATCCTCTTGGGCCTCCGCCAGCAGTCTTGGAGCTACTTAGAACAGCATTGTCTACGGTGGTTGCCTACCCTGACCCTGGACACCGACGCTTCAAAAGCCTGCTAGCGGAGAACCTTGGTATAGATAGTAGTTGGCTGACCGTAGGTAATGGAGCAGCAGAATCTATGGCATTGTTGCTGCTTGCGATCGCTCCGCAAAAGGTTGGCATCGTAGAACCTTGTTTCTCCGAGTATCGGCAGCTATCTGTGCAATTCGGCGCAGAAGTATTATCGGTTCAGGGGACAAGGGAGCAGCGCTTCCGAGCTGGAGTGGACGAGATTGCCGAGCTGCTGGAGAAGGTTGAGCTGCTGTTCCTCGGACAGCCGAACAATCCAAATGGAATCCAGTATGCTGTGGATGAGCTGCGCTGGTTAGCGCAGAAGTCCGAAAGCTGCGGAACTTATTTGGCTGTGGATGAAGCCTTTATTGATTTTATTCCAGAAGCGGAACGGAATACGCTGCTGCCGGAGCTGGATCAGTTTCCGCATACGATTCTGGTGCGGTCGATGACGAAGTTTTATGCGATTCCAGGACTGCGTCTCGGGTTTGCGATTTCGCATCCGGAGCTGGCGAAAGCAATGACCGCAAAGCAGGTCACTTGGAGCGTGAACGGCTTGGCGCTACTAGCAGGTGAAGCTTGCCTGGGAAGCGGGCACGAGTATGAACGTCGCACACGCGAGCTGATCGCCACGGAGCGGGAGCTGCTGCGGCAAGGCCTTATGCAGCTGGGCTGCGATGTGCCGCCGGGCGAAGCGAACTTTCTGCTCTGTGGCCTGCCTTTGCCGTGGAGTGCGGCTGAGATGCAGACCCGTCTTGGGCACGTCGGTATACTGGTGCGCAGCTGCGCGATGTACCCGGGTCTTGGGGTGGAGCATATCCGGGTTGCCGTCAAGGGACATGAGGATAATGCCCGGCTGCTGATGCGAATAGGGGAAATTCTTGCGGCTAAATGACCTGTACAGCGTAGAGGGCTGCGGGTTACGGGCCGGCTCGCATGCTAAGGGTAGCGGCTAAGTTTGGTGAGGCGGTTTTTATGGGACGCCTCCTAAGTGCAGAAATTCGATTCTATAGCACTTTGTACAATATAAACTTGGAAAATGATGCGAAGTAGGTCTTTGCGTGACATTCTATTGTACGAAATACAGCAGAATAGTTTTTGCATATGTAATTGGCCAAATCTGCTGCACAAGGTGCAGTAGATGGGTTGAGGGGATAGGCAGGACAAGCGGAGTTGGCTGTAAGTATTTAATGAAAGAGATGAGCTGAGGAAGGAGCAGGATCGGATATGGTGCAAGTGAAAATTCCATTTAATCTTGCAGAAGGAATTAGAGAGTACCATTCGGCCGTCTGGCCGGGGCTTGTGCTGAAGTGGAAGGGAAACCATCTGTTACTAGAGCTGCCTGCTGAAGCAGATGGTTTATCGAGTGCATTTTATGGTGGAGGAATGAATCGGCTGCAGCGAGCTGTCAATTTATATGTTGACCGCAATTATGAATGTAGTGATCCTGTCCAAGATATGGAGAATAAGCTGCGCGATTGGGGTTATCCATTATCCAGCTGTGCGGGTCTGATGACGGCTGTACCGCTAGAGCATGCAGCGGTAGCTGAAGAAGACACTGGCTCAGCTGGGATATTTGTTTGCGTTACTGCCGCCGCAGGAAATGCTGCGCGCGCGGGTGTGGAACGCAATGTGCTA
The window above is part of the Paenibacillus sp. FSL K6-0276 genome. Proteins encoded here:
- a CDS encoding metal-dependent hydrolase produces the protein MMGRSHLIISTGVTLSVMSLMTHEITIPVIAVAALSSLLPDIDEPNSLLVRKAIPEFLLRVLQIALIGAAIYLYFAGIVERPWNIVLALLVGSVSFLPSRKLRHLVMILIAIALFAFGEAYDPWNYIAACVLVVSSIVPHRGLTHTLYGVAGWSALLYFASSGMNDGGSLWIAGGMSYALHLLADSLTQRGITPLPPIPFKLRLKLMSTGTKKGGAVENICIMLTLALVVYVFILSP
- a CDS encoding lipoate--protein ligase, with product MLFIDNTGITDASINLAIEEYALKHLPMDESYLLFYINSPSIIIGKHQNTIEEINQEYVKENDIKVVRRLSGGGAVYHDLGNLNFSFITKDDGQSFHNFLKFTQPVIDYLQSMGVNAELSGRNDLQVGEQKISGNAQFSTRGRMFSHGTLMFDLNLDDVQASLKVNPEKFKSKSTKSVRSRVANIKELLGTDMTIEEFRSGLLRSIFGMEPSEVPQYKLQEADWVKIHEISKEHYQNWDWNYGLSPKSNVKHTRKFPAGIIDIRMDIEDSLIKDIKIYGDFFGVGDVVDVENAIRGKRYDETAVREALADLDLKHYFGRIEPEDFIGLVFLEE
- a CDS encoding threonine-phosphate decarboxylase, with amino-acid sequence MLEKYGHGGDLLTASELYEEAGGTFLDYSANINPLGPPPAVLELLRTALSTVVAYPDPGHRRFKSLLAENLGIDSSWLTVGNGAAESMALLLLAIAPQKVGIVEPCFSEYRQLSVQFGAEVLSVQGTREQRFRAGVDEIAELLEKVELLFLGQPNNPNGIQYAVDELRWLAQKSESCGTYLAVDEAFIDFIPEAERNTLLPELDQFPHTILVRSMTKFYAIPGLRLGFAISHPELAKAMTAKQVTWSVNGLALLAGEACLGSGHEYERRTRELIATERELLRQGLMQLGCDVPPGEANFLLCGLPLPWSAAEMQTRLGHVGILVRSCAMYPGLGVEHIRVAVKGHEDNARLLMRIGEILAAK
- a CDS encoding adenosylcobinamide amidohydrolase → MVQVKIPFNLAEGIREYHSAVWPGLVLKWKGNHLLLELPAEADGLSSAFYGGGMNRLQRAVNLYVDRNYECSDPVQDMENKLRDWGYPLSSCAGLMTAVPLEHAAVAEEDTGSAGIFVCVTAAAGNAARAGVERNVLAVYRPGTINIMLGIDGRLTPAAMVNAVQTAVEAKAAALADLGITDPENGLIATGTTTDAIVLAVSQSGRYSAEHVYAGTATDLGGAIGRLVYGAVTGSLLSVQARKDN